Proteins co-encoded in one Leucobacter exalbidus genomic window:
- a CDS encoding phosphoenolpyruvate carboxykinase (GTP) yields the protein MGSNATAEAVLTIADLIRDQATTENAEVIAWVTEVAELTKPETVVWCDGSQDEWNRITTEMVEAGSLIRLDKNLRPGSYLARSHPADVARVEDRTFICSENEADAGPTNNWMAPADMKAELNPLFEGSMRGRTMYIVPFSMGPVGGAITQLGIEITDSPYAVLNMRIMTRMGQSALDGITPGSEWVRTVHSVGAPLECGQEDVAWPCSDTKYITHFPETLEVWSYGSGYGGNALLSKKCFALRIASVMGKNEGWLAEHMLLLKLTNTETNKAYHLTAAFPSACGKTNLAMLQPTIPGWKVETIGDDISWLRPGNDGRLYAINPEAGFFGVAPGTGETTNPVAVETMWGNTIFTNVALTDDGDVWWEGKTNEVPDHLIDWQGNDWTPDSGRVAAHPNSRFTVPIQQTPTLAQDWYEQNGVPLDAILFGGRRATNIPLVAKSLSWEHGVFMGATVSSEKTAAQEGTVGELRRDPFAMLPFCGYNMADYWGHWLEIGKKLGDKAPKIFQVNWFRKGADGRFLWPGFGDNSRVIDWVIRSVEGDVSGETTSIGTVPAAGELKLDGLNLPEADLAELFAIDPASWLAEADLTEEFFAQFGDRLPAEMTAQLAGLRGRLSS from the coding sequence ATGGGCAGTAACGCAACAGCCGAGGCCGTCTTGACCATTGCTGACCTGATTCGAGATCAGGCAACGACTGAGAACGCTGAAGTCATCGCATGGGTCACTGAAGTGGCTGAGCTCACGAAGCCAGAAACGGTTGTCTGGTGCGATGGTTCGCAAGACGAGTGGAACCGCATCACGACCGAAATGGTTGAGGCCGGCTCGCTCATCAGGCTCGACAAGAACCTGCGCCCGGGAAGCTATCTTGCACGGTCGCACCCCGCTGACGTGGCGCGCGTTGAAGACCGCACCTTCATCTGCTCTGAGAATGAAGCAGACGCCGGCCCCACGAACAACTGGATGGCGCCGGCAGACATGAAGGCCGAGCTGAACCCGTTGTTCGAGGGTTCGATGCGTGGTCGCACCATGTACATCGTGCCGTTCTCGATGGGCCCCGTAGGCGGCGCCATCACGCAGCTCGGTATCGAGATCACCGACTCTCCCTACGCCGTGCTGAACATGCGCATCATGACCCGCATGGGTCAGTCTGCCCTTGACGGCATCACCCCCGGCAGCGAATGGGTGCGCACCGTACACTCCGTCGGTGCTCCGCTCGAGTGTGGTCAGGAAGACGTTGCATGGCCGTGCAGCGACACGAAGTACATCACCCACTTCCCCGAGACCCTCGAGGTTTGGTCATACGGTTCGGGCTACGGCGGAAACGCGCTGCTCTCGAAGAAGTGCTTCGCGCTGCGCATTGCGAGCGTCATGGGCAAGAACGAGGGCTGGCTCGCAGAGCACATGCTGCTCCTCAAGCTCACCAACACCGAAACGAACAAGGCTTACCACCTGACAGCGGCATTCCCGTCGGCCTGTGGCAAGACCAACCTCGCCATGCTGCAGCCCACCATCCCCGGCTGGAAGGTCGAGACGATCGGTGACGATATTTCGTGGCTGCGCCCGGGCAACGATGGTCGCCTGTACGCCATCAACCCCGAGGCCGGTTTCTTCGGCGTCGCTCCCGGCACCGGTGAGACGACGAACCCTGTGGCAGTTGAAACCATGTGGGGCAACACCATCTTCACGAACGTCGCGCTGACCGACGACGGTGACGTCTGGTGGGAGGGCAAGACGAACGAGGTGCCCGATCACCTCATCGACTGGCAGGGCAACGACTGGACCCCCGATTCGGGTCGCGTTGCCGCGCACCCGAACTCACGGTTCACGGTGCCGATCCAGCAGACCCCCACGCTGGCTCAGGACTGGTACGAGCAGAACGGTGTGCCGCTCGACGCGATCCTCTTCGGTGGCCGTCGCGCGACCAACATTCCGCTGGTTGCCAAGTCGCTCTCATGGGAGCACGGCGTATTCATGGGCGCGACTGTCTCGTCAGAGAAGACCGCGGCCCAAGAGGGCACCGTGGGCGAGCTGCGCCGCGATCCGTTCGCGATGCTTCCCTTCTGCGGCTACAACATGGCCGACTACTGGGGCCACTGGCTCGAGATCGGCAAGAAGCTGGGCGACAAGGCTCCCAAGATCTTCCAGGTGAACTGGTTCCGCAAGGGCGCCGATGGCCGCTTCCTGTGGCCTGGCTTCGGCGACAACTCGCGCGTCATCGACTGGGTGATTCGCAGCGTTGAGGGCGACGTCTCAGGCGAAACCACCTCGATTGGTACGGTGCCCGCGGCTGGCGAGCTGAAGCTCGATGGCCTCAACCTGCCCGAGGCTGACCTGGCCGAGCTGTTCGCGATTGACCCCGCGTCATGGCTCGCCGAGGCCGACCTCACCGAGGAATTCTTCGCGCAGTTCGGTGATCGCCTGCCGGCCGAAATGACGGCCCAGCTCGCGGGTCTGCGCGGCCGCCTCAGCTCATAA
- a CDS encoding NAD(P)/FAD-dependent oxidoreductase: MAKKILIVGGGYAGFYTAWKLEKLLRAGEAEVTIVDPLPYMAYLPFLPEVAAGSIEPRHAVVARRRHLSKTANVAGKVTAISHATKSVTITPNVGEAYDFAYDHIVVTTGSVSRTFPIAGIADNAIGMKTIEEAVAVRDRLVGNFERAASLPAGSPERARLLTVTVVGGGFAGIETISELRSFATSLLRRYPEITFDETKFHLVEAMGRIMPEVSQDTANWVVKDQTRRGVDIHLDTQLSSAVDGNIELSTGETFGSDLIVWTAGVMPRPFLRGTDLPIGGRGHVIGSPSLRITTEEGEALEGAWTAGDTSQTPDISATPGPGGFCVPNAQHAVRQGRLLAKNIVADLRGEGVREYNHKNAGAVAGLGMNTGVFQSGKFAMKGYFAWLAHRFYHGLAVPTWERKWRVFGGWMSHFFLSRDVVNIEATQQPRAIFEEFASRPKA, encoded by the coding sequence GTGGCGAAGAAGATTCTGATCGTCGGCGGCGGCTACGCCGGCTTCTACACCGCTTGGAAGCTCGAGAAGCTTCTTCGTGCAGGCGAGGCCGAGGTGACCATCGTCGACCCGCTGCCGTACATGGCTTACCTGCCCTTCCTCCCCGAGGTAGCGGCTGGCTCGATCGAGCCCCGTCACGCGGTAGTTGCACGTCGTCGTCACCTGTCGAAGACGGCAAACGTTGCAGGCAAGGTCACGGCGATCTCGCACGCAACCAAGTCAGTAACGATCACGCCGAACGTCGGCGAAGCCTATGACTTCGCGTACGACCACATCGTGGTCACGACCGGTTCAGTGTCGCGTACCTTCCCCATTGCCGGCATCGCCGACAACGCAATTGGGATGAAGACGATCGAAGAGGCCGTTGCCGTGCGCGATCGCCTCGTCGGCAACTTCGAGCGCGCAGCCTCGCTGCCCGCTGGTTCACCCGAGCGTGCCCGTCTGCTGACCGTCACCGTTGTGGGTGGCGGCTTCGCAGGTATCGAGACGATCTCTGAGCTGCGTTCATTCGCGACCTCGCTGCTGCGTCGTTACCCCGAGATCACGTTCGACGAGACGAAGTTCCACCTCGTCGAGGCCATGGGTCGCATCATGCCCGAGGTTTCGCAGGACACCGCAAACTGGGTGGTCAAGGACCAGACCCGTCGAGGCGTCGACATCCACCTCGACACCCAGCTCTCATCGGCTGTCGATGGCAACATCGAGCTGTCGACCGGCGAGACCTTCGGCTCAGACCTCATCGTTTGGACCGCAGGCGTTATGCCCCGTCCGTTCCTGCGCGGCACCGACCTGCCGATTGGTGGCCGTGGCCACGTTATCGGTAGCCCGTCACTGCGCATCACCACCGAAGAGGGCGAAGCTCTCGAGGGGGCATGGACTGCAGGCGACACGTCGCAGACCCCCGACATCTCGGCAACCCCCGGCCCCGGCGGCTTCTGCGTTCCTAACGCACAGCACGCTGTTCGCCAGGGTCGCCTGCTCGCCAAGAACATCGTTGCCGACCTGCGCGGCGAGGGTGTGCGCGAGTACAACCACAAGAACGCTGGCGCGGTAGCCGGCCTCGGCATGAACACCGGTGTGTTCCAGTCGGGCAAGTTCGCGATGAAGGGCTACTTCGCGTGGCTCGCACACCGCTTCTACCACGGCCTCGCAGTTCCCACGTGGGAGCGCAAGTGGCGTGTATTCGGTGGCTGGATGAGCCACTTCTTCCTGAGCCGCGACGTCGTCAACATTGAGGCAACACAGCAGCCCCGTGCGATCTTCGAAGAGTTCGCCTCGCGCCCCAAGGCCTAG
- a CDS encoding amino acid deaminase/aldolase produces MPIDLLSHWRPAVEPWHDPDQYWSAFDAATRAMPAPVVALSLAALARNALDLTRRAGGLPIRVASKSVRSRGVLAAVLALPGYQGVLAYTLAEALWLAADDDAAPQLGGITDVVVGYPTADRAALTRLALNPMLASRVTVMIDSPEQLDLIDAVASPQHREHIRVCIDLDASWRAPGLGHIGVRRSPVHDATQAEWLARHISGRPGFRLVGVMAYEAQIAGVADRPAGRPATGAMLRAIQRASSSELVERRAAAIALVRGEADLEFVNGGGTGSLERTSQEPSITEVAAGSGLYGPHLFDHYTGFDVAPAVAFGLDVVRKPTPDRVTVLGGGWIASGPAAADRSPQPVWPTGLHYEAREGAGEVQTPLRGDAARAMSVGDRVWLRHAKAGEVMEHTTELVPIDGEGRALAPLATYRGEGKCFL; encoded by the coding sequence ATGCCCATCGATCTTCTGAGTCACTGGCGACCCGCTGTTGAACCGTGGCATGATCCGGATCAATATTGGTCAGCCTTTGACGCCGCGACCCGTGCCATGCCCGCGCCCGTGGTGGCCCTCTCGCTTGCGGCGCTCGCGCGCAACGCGCTCGATCTCACCCGTCGCGCAGGCGGCCTGCCCATTCGGGTGGCCAGTAAGTCGGTGCGGTCGCGCGGGGTGCTCGCCGCGGTGCTGGCGCTGCCAGGGTATCAGGGGGTGCTCGCGTACACGCTCGCCGAGGCGCTGTGGCTCGCGGCCGACGACGATGCGGCGCCGCAGCTGGGCGGTATCACCGATGTTGTTGTGGGGTATCCGACCGCCGATCGTGCCGCGCTCACCAGGCTGGCCTTGAACCCTATGCTTGCCAGCCGGGTCACCGTGATGATTGACAGCCCCGAGCAGCTCGACCTGATCGACGCCGTCGCGTCGCCGCAGCACCGCGAACACATTCGCGTGTGCATCGACCTCGATGCATCGTGGCGCGCGCCCGGGCTCGGGCACATTGGGGTGCGCCGGTCGCCCGTGCACGATGCGACGCAAGCCGAATGGCTCGCCCGCCATATCTCGGGTCGACCAGGGTTTCGCCTCGTGGGCGTGATGGCCTACGAGGCCCAGATTGCCGGTGTTGCCGACCGGCCGGCAGGCCGCCCAGCCACCGGGGCGATGCTGCGCGCCATCCAGCGCGCGAGCAGCAGCGAACTTGTCGAGCGCCGCGCGGCCGCGATTGCGCTGGTGCGCGGCGAAGCCGATCTTGAGTTCGTGAACGGCGGCGGCACGGGGTCGCTTGAACGCACCTCCCAAGAACCCAGTATCACCGAGGTGGCGGCGGGCAGCGGGCTGTACGGCCCGCACCTGTTTGACCACTACACGGGGTTTGACGTGGCGCCCGCGGTCGCGTTTGGGCTCGACGTGGTGCGCAAGCCCACGCCCGACCGCGTGACGGTGCTGGGCGGCGGCTGGATCGCCTCGGGGCCCGCCGCCGCCGATCGGTCGCCCCAGCCGGTGTGGCCCACGGGCCTGCATTACGAGGCGCGAGAGGGCGCAGGCGAGGTGCAGACGCCGCTGCGTGGCGATGCCGCCCGCGCCATGAGCGTCGGCGATCGGGTGTGGCTGCGGCACGCGAAAGCCGGTGAGGTGATGGAGCACACCACCGAGTTGGTGCCGATTGATGGCGAGGGGCGTGCGCTTGCCCCGCTTGCGACGTACCGGGGCGAAGGGAAGTGCTTTCTATGA
- a CDS encoding M48 family metalloprotease, whose translation MYSAIRRNKVNSVLIILLFVAIIGGLGWLAAVIYQSPGIVITVLVCALGYAALQYFMAGRQAISMSGAQRITEADNPRLYRIVENLAITTGTPMPEVYIVHDPAPNAFATGRDPQHAMVAATTGLLDIMTDAELEGVMAHELGHVRNYDIRVSMIVYGLVVAIGMLADMMMRLAIFGRNNSNPMVIVFGLVSMIVAPIVGTIVQLAVSRQREYLADATGALTTRHPEALASALHKLSTYGQPLEKQQSSMAHLWIADPLKPGLAQRLFATHPPIPDRIRRLLDMGGKF comes from the coding sequence GTGTACAGCGCGATTCGTCGCAATAAGGTCAACAGCGTCCTCATTATTTTGCTGTTCGTGGCCATCATCGGTGGGCTCGGCTGGCTCGCCGCGGTGATCTACCAGTCACCCGGCATTGTGATCACCGTGCTTGTGTGCGCGCTCGGGTACGCCGCCCTGCAATACTTCATGGCCGGTCGTCAAGCGATCTCCATGAGCGGGGCGCAGCGCATCACCGAGGCAGACAACCCCCGGCTGTACCGCATCGTCGAGAACCTCGCGATCACCACCGGCACCCCCATGCCCGAGGTGTACATCGTGCATGATCCGGCGCCCAATGCGTTCGCCACCGGTCGAGACCCGCAGCACGCGATGGTCGCGGCCACCACCGGGCTGCTCGACATCATGACCGATGCCGAGCTCGAAGGCGTGATGGCGCACGAGCTGGGGCACGTGCGTAACTACGATATTCGCGTCTCCATGATCGTCTACGGCCTCGTCGTCGCAATCGGCATGCTCGCCGACATGATGATGCGCCTGGCCATCTTCGGGCGCAACAACAGCAACCCGATGGTCATTGTCTTCGGGCTTGTGTCGATGATCGTTGCCCCCATCGTGGGCACGATCGTGCAGCTGGCGGTCTCTCGCCAGCGCGAGTATCTCGCCGATGCTACCGGCGCGCTCACCACGCGGCACCCCGAGGCGCTCGCGAGCGCCCTCCACAAGCTGTCGACGTACGGCCAGCCGCTAGAGAAACAGCAGTCGAGCATGGCGCACCTGTGGATCGCAGACCCGTTGAAGCCCGGTTTGGCGCAGCGCCTCTTTGCGACGCACCCACCCATTCCCGATCGCATTCGTCGGCTGCTCGACATGGGCGGTAAGTTCTAG
- a CDS encoding MFS transporter, which yields MFRSLKGRNYRIWFAGALLSNVGGWMQSTAQNWVVLTELSDNNASAVGVTMALQFAPQLLLVPFSGAVADKFDRRKVLMLTQSLLMLCAAALGVLLVTGVAELWHVYGFALALGVINSFDSTSRQAFVSDLVEGDQLTNAIALNSASFNSARLVGPAVAGLLIAAVGSGWVFMINAVSFFAVLIALVCIKPAPRELEVAPQRESQLRQLGAGFRYVRYRQDLLVIFVMVFVLGAYSMNFPIVASTMAVEFGREASDYGLLYTMLAIGSLTGALLVARRPAARMRAVIASAGGVGVVSLIAALMPTFWTFAGTLVFLGFATATLLTTANGFVQSTAAPEVRGRVIALYVAVLVGGTPLGAPLVGAAADELGARSTLFISSAAAMLAFIVGAVWLFTARKLRLHRGDGWHFAVTHVGRPGLDDDPGKQTETLTAPIDVLRRGEIVLPIESSVPQETAAVPLPTSTIRLPGRAAKDEAGE from the coding sequence ATGTTCCGTTCGCTCAAGGGTCGCAATTACCGCATCTGGTTCGCGGGTGCGCTGCTGTCCAACGTGGGCGGATGGATGCAATCGACCGCCCAAAACTGGGTCGTGCTCACCGAACTCAGCGACAATAACGCGTCGGCGGTGGGCGTCACGATGGCCCTGCAGTTCGCCCCGCAACTGTTGCTCGTGCCCTTCAGCGGCGCGGTCGCCGATAAATTCGATCGGCGTAAAGTGCTGATGCTGACGCAGAGCCTGCTGATGCTCTGTGCGGCGGCGCTCGGCGTGCTGCTCGTCACCGGTGTCGCCGAACTGTGGCACGTGTATGGGTTTGCCCTCGCGCTGGGCGTCATCAACTCGTTCGATTCCACCTCGCGCCAGGCCTTCGTCTCCGACCTCGTTGAGGGTGACCAGCTCACCAACGCGATCGCGTTGAACTCGGCGTCGTTCAACTCGGCCCGGCTCGTCGGCCCCGCCGTCGCTGGCCTCTTGATTGCCGCGGTCGGTTCGGGCTGGGTGTTCATGATCAACGCGGTGTCGTTCTTCGCGGTGTTGATCGCGCTCGTGTGCATAAAGCCCGCGCCGCGTGAGCTCGAGGTGGCGCCGCAGCGCGAAAGCCAACTGCGGCAGCTGGGCGCAGGGTTTAGGTACGTGCGGTATCGCCAAGACCTGCTCGTGATCTTCGTGATGGTGTTTGTGCTCGGCGCCTACAGCATGAACTTTCCGATTGTCGCCTCCACCATGGCCGTCGAGTTTGGCCGCGAAGCGAGCGACTATGGTCTGCTCTACACGATGCTCGCGATTGGCTCGCTCACCGGCGCACTGCTGGTAGCGAGACGCCCGGCAGCCCGCATGCGCGCCGTGATCGCCTCGGCGGGCGGCGTGGGGGTCGTCAGTCTCATTGCGGCCCTGATGCCCACCTTCTGGACCTTCGCAGGCACCCTTGTGTTCTTGGGGTTTGCCACCGCCACCCTGCTCACCACCGCCAACGGCTTCGTGCAGTCCACCGCGGCCCCTGAAGTGCGCGGGCGGGTCATCGCACTGTACGTGGCCGTGCTCGTGGGCGGTACACCGCTCGGCGCCCCGCTCGTGGGCGCTGCGGCCGACGAACTCGGCGCGCGATCAACCCTGTTTATCAGCTCGGCCGCGGCGATGCTCGCGTTCATCGTGGGCGCGGTGTGGCTGTTCACCGCGCGAAAACTGCGGCTGCACCGCGGTGACGGCTGGCACTTCGCGGTCACCCATGTCGGCCGCCCGGGCCTCGATGATGACCCGGGCAAACAGACCGAAACACTCACCGCTCCCATTGACGTTTTGCGGCGCGGAGAGATCGTTTTGCCGATCGAAAGCTCGGTGCCGCAAGAAACGGCAGCCGTGCCGCTTCCAACCAGCACGATTCGGTTACCCGGGCGTGCTGCAAAGGATGAAGCGGGGGAGTAG
- a CDS encoding LemA family protein — MSGGLIAALVGVGVLVLLIGYVWITYNSLVTLRVRVDEAWSDITVQLKRRADLIPTLVDTVKGYAAHESGVFNAVTKARAETISAGGPAEASVAEGHMQEALKSIFAVAEAYPQLQASQNFLQLQGELVDTENKIQASRRFYNGGVREYNTKIQLFPNTLFARGMGFAERQFFEVDNVAAISEPPRIQF, encoded by the coding sequence ATGTCTGGTGGATTGATTGCCGCGCTCGTCGGCGTAGGTGTCCTTGTTCTTCTGATCGGTTATGTCTGGATCACCTACAACTCCCTCGTCACGTTGCGTGTGCGAGTCGATGAGGCGTGGAGCGATATTACGGTGCAGCTGAAGCGCCGTGCCGACCTGATCCCGACCCTGGTGGACACAGTGAAGGGCTACGCGGCCCACGAATCCGGCGTGTTTAACGCCGTGACGAAGGCACGCGCCGAAACCATTTCGGCCGGCGGCCCGGCCGAAGCATCGGTTGCTGAAGGGCACATGCAAGAGGCGCTGAAGAGCATCTTCGCGGTTGCCGAGGCATACCCGCAGCTGCAGGCCAGCCAGAACTTCTTGCAGCTGCAGGGCGAGCTCGTCGACACCGAGAACAAGATTCAGGCGTCGCGCCGGTTCTACAACGGCGGCGTGCGCGAATACAACACCAAGATTCAGCTCTTCCCCAACACCCTGTTCGCGCGGGGCATGGGCTTTGCTGAGCGTCAGTTCTTTGAGGTCGACAACGTCGCGGCCATCTCAGAGCCGCCGCGCATCCAGTTCTAA
- a CDS encoding helix-turn-helix domain-containing protein, with product MPFDSLHTQSLADLDRLVLGKRIRHLRTQAGLTLGQLGDRVGVVASQLSLIENGRREPKLSLLQGISRELKVEPAELLRREAPDPRSALEIELERAQSSPGYLRLGLPHVRTPRTLGDEALKSLVGLHRELARRSRAAAASSEEARRANTEIRLQMRARDNYIQDIELVASDLMRRIGHGPGAVTHREVSMLAELLGFTLFFVDELPSNTRSITDLENGRIYLPPASIPGGHGLRSLALQAMAHRVLGHEEPSSYAEFLEQRMQINYFASACLIPEARAAEFLQQAKRNRNLAIEDFRDAFGVTHEAAAHRFSNIATRHLDLQVHHYRADGAGALVRGYENDGLPFPSDSSGSIEGQVLCHKWGGRSAFNRKNRTNEFYQFTDTPEGTFWTSVQTGDAEQGPFAIACGVRFNDAKWFRGTEKSGRMRSTCPDEDCCRRPNDDLLDRWRGKAWPSARMHQHVLSPLPTGTFPGVDDAEMYEFLAQHAPKEPGTATN from the coding sequence ATGCCGTTCGATTCATTGCACACCCAAAGCCTCGCTGACCTCGATCGCCTGGTTTTGGGCAAACGAATTCGCCATCTTCGCACCCAAGCTGGCCTCACGCTGGGCCAGCTCGGTGACCGGGTGGGCGTTGTTGCCAGTCAACTTTCGCTCATCGAGAATGGTCGCCGTGAACCCAAACTCTCTCTGCTTCAGGGAATTTCGCGTGAACTTAAGGTGGAGCCGGCCGAGCTGCTGCGTCGCGAAGCTCCCGATCCTCGCAGCGCACTGGAAATCGAGCTCGAGCGCGCGCAGTCCTCGCCCGGCTATCTGCGGCTCGGGCTCCCCCACGTGCGCACACCGCGCACGCTGGGCGACGAAGCGCTCAAGTCGCTCGTCGGGTTGCACCGTGAACTCGCGCGCCGGTCTCGCGCTGCGGCGGCCTCGAGCGAGGAAGCTCGCCGCGCAAATACTGAGATCAGGCTGCAGATGCGCGCCCGCGACAACTACATTCAAGACATTGAGCTGGTCGCCTCAGATCTCATGCGCCGCATCGGGCACGGCCCGGGCGCTGTGACACACCGCGAGGTCTCGATGCTCGCCGAGTTGCTGGGTTTCACGCTCTTCTTCGTCGACGAGCTACCCTCGAACACCCGCAGCATTACCGACCTTGAAAATGGGCGCATCTATTTGCCCCCCGCTTCGATCCCCGGCGGCCACGGCCTAAGGTCGCTCGCGCTGCAGGCTATGGCCCACCGCGTGCTGGGGCATGAGGAGCCGTCGAGCTACGCCGAGTTCCTCGAGCAGCGCATGCAGATCAACTACTTCGCATCGGCCTGCCTGATCCCCGAAGCGCGAGCCGCTGAGTTCTTGCAGCAGGCCAAGCGCAACCGCAACCTCGCCATTGAGGATTTCCGAGATGCATTCGGTGTCACCCACGAGGCCGCCGCGCACCGCTTCTCAAACATCGCCACCAGGCATCTCGATCTGCAGGTGCATCACTACCGCGCCGACGGCGCTGGCGCGCTCGTGCGCGGGTATGAGAACGACGGCCTACCGTTCCCCAGCGACAGCTCCGGATCCATCGAAGGACAGGTGCTCTGCCATAAGTGGGGTGGGCGCAGTGCGTTCAACCGCAAAAACCGCACCAATGAGTTTTACCAGTTCACCGATACCCCCGAGGGCACGTTCTGGACGAGTGTGCAGACCGGTGACGCCGAGCAGGGGCCGTTCGCGATCGCCTGTGGTGTGCGCTTCAATGATGCGAAGTGGTTTCGCGGCACAGAGAAAAGTGGGCGCATGCGCTCCACGTGCCCCGACGAGGATTGCTGCCGCCGACCCAATGACGATTTGCTTGATCGCTGGCGCGGTAAGGCCTGGCCGAGCGCCCGCATGCACCAGCACGTACTTTCGCCGCTGCCGACGGGAACATTCCCCGGGGTCGATGACGCCGAGATGTACGAGTTCTTGGCACAGCACGCCCCCAAGGAGCCCGGCACCGCCACGAACTAG
- a CDS encoding DUF501 domain-containing protein: MSRPPYDAPTAADIAAVSEQLSREARGVVGIAARTATGEPTVVATAPRLPDGSPFPTFYYLSHPDAVAAASRLEAVGVMNEFNELLAEDEDIRAQYARAHEQYIADRDSVGEVPQLAGISAGGMPTRVKCLHALIGHALAAGPGVNPIGDLALERCGWSPEAR; this comes from the coding sequence ATGAGCCGCCCCCCATACGACGCCCCCACCGCCGCCGACATTGCCGCGGTCAGCGAGCAGCTCAGCCGTGAAGCCCGCGGTGTAGTGGGCATTGCCGCCCGCACCGCCACCGGTGAACCCACCGTGGTGGCCACGGCACCCCGTCTGCCCGACGGCTCGCCCTTCCCCACCTTCTACTACCTCAGCCACCCCGACGCGGTCGCTGCGGCGTCTCGCCTCGAGGCCGTTGGCGTGATGAACGAGTTCAACGAACTGCTCGCCGAAGACGAAGATATTCGTGCGCAGTACGCGCGTGCACACGAGCAGTACATCGCAGATCGCGACAGCGTCGGCGAAGTACCCCAGCTTGCGGGCATCAGCGCAGGTGGCATGCCCACCCGCGTGAAGTGCCTCCACGCGCTCATCGGTCACGCCCTCGCGGCAGGCCCCGGCGTGAACCCGATTGGCGACCTCGCGCTCGAACGCTGCGGATGGAGCCCGGAAGCTCGCTAA
- a CDS encoding D-arabinono-1,4-lactone oxidase → MTRRWVNWARTESSLPAVIAAPRSAEQVVAAVLRARETGHTVKPIGASHSFTAIGATDGIRIDLSRMRGLVTADTKLQQVTLWGGTHLWEVPTLLEPLGLAMPNLGDIDKQTITGATQTGTHGTGLEFGGIATGIVAAQIVTGTGEVLQIDATHHPELLPAVALGLGALGVVLTVTLQCVPRFLLRAEEAPAQLDDVLATFDERVRAADHFEFFWFPHTQSVRTKTNTRLPLDTAHTPLGRVARLLDEELANNVAFGACSAVGSLIPGAVPRINRLVEQVSSRRSYAGESHRVLVTNRRVRFREMEYGVPLAAVPEVMRELGQLITGRGYNVSFPIEVRAAAADHLMLSTASGRETGYIAVHRYWRDAEDDYFREAEAILAAHDGRPHWGKMHTQRAASLRASYPMFDEFVAVRNRLDPDRVFSNPYLTRVLGD, encoded by the coding sequence ATGACGCGCAGATGGGTGAACTGGGCGCGCACCGAATCCTCACTGCCCGCGGTGATCGCCGCGCCGCGCTCTGCCGAGCAGGTGGTCGCGGCGGTGCTGCGGGCCCGCGAGACGGGGCACACCGTGAAACCGATTGGGGCGTCACACAGCTTTACGGCGATTGGGGCGACCGACGGGATCAGAATTGATCTGAGCCGCATGCGCGGGCTCGTCACCGCAGACACCAAGCTGCAGCAGGTCACGCTGTGGGGCGGCACCCACCTGTGGGAGGTGCCGACGCTGCTGGAACCGCTGGGGTTGGCGATGCCGAACCTCGGCGACATTGATAAGCAAACGATCACGGGGGCCACCCAAACGGGCACCCACGGCACTGGGCTCGAGTTTGGTGGCATCGCGACGGGTATCGTCGCCGCGCAAATCGTGACGGGCACAGGGGAGGTGCTGCAGATTGATGCGACGCACCACCCCGAGCTGCTGCCCGCCGTGGCGCTCGGGCTCGGGGCGCTCGGGGTCGTGCTCACGGTGACGCTGCAGTGCGTGCCCAGGTTTCTGCTGCGCGCCGAGGAGGCCCCCGCGCAGCTCGATGACGTGCTCGCAACCTTTGACGAGCGCGTGCGCGCAGCCGACCACTTCGAATTCTTCTGGTTTCCGCACACCCAATCGGTGCGCACCAAAACCAACACCCGGCTGCCGCTCGACACTGCCCACACGCCGCTCGGCCGGGTCGCCAGGCTGCTCGATGAGGAGCTCGCGAACAACGTCGCGTTTGGCGCATGCTCGGCGGTGGGCAGCCTGATACCGGGGGCGGTGCCGCGCATCAACCGGCTGGTCGAACAGGTGTCGAGTCGTCGCAGCTACGCGGGTGAATCGCATCGGGTGCTGGTGACGAACCGACGCGTGCGGTTTCGCGAAATGGAATACGGGGTGCCGCTTGCGGCGGTGCCCGAGGTGATGCGCGAGCTCGGGCAGCTGATTACGGGCCGCGGCTACAACGTCTCCTTTCCGATTGAGGTGCGCGCCGCCGCGGCAGACCACCTCATGCTGTCGACGGCCAGCGGCCGTGAAACCGGATACATCGCCGTGCACCGGTACTGGCGCGACGCCGAAGACGATTATTTTCGCGAGGCCGAAGCGATTCTTGCCGCGCACGACGGGCGCCCCCACTGGGGCAAAATGCACACGCAGCGGGCGGCCTCGTTGCGCGCGAGCTACCCGATGTTTGACGAGTTTGTGGCGGTACGCAATCGACTGGACCCCGATCGAGTGTTCAGCAACCCCTACCTCACCCGAGTGCTGGGAGACTGA